The Aerosakkonema funiforme FACHB-1375 genome segment TCGGTAGATATAGCCGAAGAATTGGCCCAACAGTATAAAGTTAGCAGTCGTACCATCAAACGAGATGCCCAGTTTAGTGAAGCGATCGATACGCTAGCATTAGCAATGGGAGAAGAAATAAAGCAAGATATCCTGGGACGCAACGCGAATATCCCTAAAAAAGAAGCACTCTCGCTGTTTCAAATCGTGAAAACTGAAGGCGAACAGGTAGCACGTCATCGATTAGAGCAATTACGCCATCCCATTGATATCGTCGAACGAATTAGGAACAAAAAGCTCCTTCCCAACCCCCGGCGCGTCGGTGAAGTCTGTCAAATCGTAGCTAAAGGCGATACAGAATTAAAAAAAGTTTCGGGATGTTGGTGCATAATCGTTGGGGTAAACACCTACAGTTGTGCAATACGGACGTGGAAAATGGACTTTGATGCAGTCAAACCTGAGAATTTAGAACCCATTGATGGCGCTTCTGAAGAAAAAGCAGCTTTCATAAGTTCGCGCATTAGGCAATTAGCTGACAAAATGTATGAAGATTTCGACCCCACCCACGCAGCTGCATTAGAAGCATTTGGTAGATTACCAAATCCCGCTACTCTAACTCCTAAACAGGAACGTTTATTAGCTTTTCTGGAAACAGAATATTCAGGAATTTAATGCTGTACATCGATATTTTCCTATCTTGCCATCATGCCATTCTCAACGGTATACTCATCACCCGTCAAACCAAAAGAGATAAAGAATATCACTTTCAAGATTGGTTCAATGCTAGATTAACCAATTTGCAAACTACCATTCCCTTTAACTTCGAGCAACC includes the following:
- a CDS encoding ParB N-terminal domain-containing protein — encoded protein: MLATISPYEEPESSPSYCCLTIDPEFQNLIPPPSTEELAILEANLSQEGCLQPLIVWKNHNILLDGHNRYQICTQLHIRYTTLEIELPNREAALTWIVNHQLGRRNITPETASYLRGKRYSLLKGNREDNLKQNSPKGQNVTSVDIAEELAQQYKVSSRTIKRDAQFSEAIDTLALAMGEEIKQDILGRNANIPKKEALSLFQIVKTEGEQVARHRLEQLRHPIDIVERIRNKKLLPNPRRVGEVCQIVAKGDTELKKVSGCWCIIVGVNTYSCAIRTWKMDFDAVKPENLEPIDGASEEKAAFISSRIRQLADKMYEDFDPTHAAALEAFGRLPNPATLTPKQERLLAFLETEYSGI